Proteins co-encoded in one Terriglobia bacterium genomic window:
- a CDS encoding O-antigen ligase family protein produces MNGLVMQITVTGFVEIVKLQAMQPLQPQFDITIPGDTVAAHPAPQQEVSELRRETLWTLAFFGVLLYVITDYSRLAEMYPVLAPLKIPRIAILMAFLGWFFAPKVSTVVPTGRLKIEWPLFAFALASLFSATFALSSEVGFWQLGVSMPWIIVTFLIGRCIRNIRQVRLLVFVLLLLNFKIAQFGIREYLSGREIGVSNQFLARGIGLGANSFFGNSNDFGLAMVIPLALVLGLLLAYKRFKFTVALFSVLVFIAAIYVSASRGALVGTIIVGFFAVRKIPKGIFIGAFLLILVVAGYFIMPEANKERIDSAIHWKQDQNAQIRLELWQKGLNAFSQHPLLGVGPGNFRVYGNLYVTGEHSPAKLQQGFAPHSIYIQSLSELGLLGTIPLILLWVQFFRLNKNTRARLTELGAPRRSYEFCLAYALDLAMIGYLASGAFLTVLYYPHQWVLLGIAVGFNVAVSRMTSFENAVEALPEPSSRELAYE; encoded by the coding sequence GTGAACGGCCTCGTCATGCAGATTACAGTGACGGGGTTCGTAGAAATCGTCAAGTTACAAGCAATGCAACCGCTCCAACCCCAATTCGATATCACCATACCTGGTGACACTGTGGCAGCACATCCCGCACCGCAGCAAGAAGTGTCCGAGCTACGGCGGGAGACGCTCTGGACATTGGCGTTCTTCGGGGTGCTCCTCTACGTCATCACGGATTATAGCCGCCTGGCAGAGATGTATCCGGTCCTTGCACCATTGAAAATCCCCAGGATTGCGATCCTCATGGCTTTCCTTGGGTGGTTTTTCGCTCCGAAAGTCTCGACAGTCGTTCCAACTGGTCGTCTGAAAATCGAATGGCCACTGTTTGCCTTCGCATTAGCGAGCCTTTTCTCGGCCACATTCGCACTTTCCTCCGAGGTTGGTTTCTGGCAATTGGGCGTATCGATGCCTTGGATAATTGTTACGTTCCTGATAGGACGCTGTATTAGGAACATCCGGCAAGTCCGGTTGTTAGTGTTTGTGTTATTGCTGCTTAATTTCAAAATCGCGCAGTTCGGGATTCGTGAATACCTTTCAGGACGGGAGATTGGAGTATCGAATCAATTTCTGGCGCGGGGCATTGGTTTGGGTGCAAACAGCTTTTTCGGGAATTCCAATGACTTCGGGCTTGCAATGGTCATCCCGCTGGCGCTGGTGCTAGGACTTCTGCTCGCTTACAAGAGATTCAAGTTCACGGTAGCGCTTTTCTCGGTGCTGGTGTTTATCGCTGCGATTTACGTTAGTGCCTCTCGAGGCGCACTGGTTGGAACCATCATCGTCGGCTTCTTCGCGGTCAGAAAAATACCAAAGGGCATCTTCATCGGCGCATTCCTACTAATCCTGGTAGTGGCTGGGTATTTCATCATGCCCGAAGCCAACAAGGAGCGAATCGACTCCGCCATCCACTGGAAGCAGGACCAAAACGCGCAGATCCGACTCGAACTCTGGCAAAAAGGGCTAAACGCGTTTTCGCAACATCCGCTTCTCGGTGTCGGCCCAGGCAATTTCCGGGTATATGGGAACCTGTATGTCACCGGCGAGCACTCGCCTGCGAAACTGCAACAGGGCTTTGCCCCTCACAGCATCTACATTCAGAGCCTCTCAGAATTAGGTCTTCTGGGAACCATTCCTCTGATTCTACTGTGGGTCCAGTTCTTCCGCCTGAACAAGAATACTAGGGCGCGATTGACGGAATTGGGAGCCCCGAGAAGAAGCTATGAGTTTTGTCTCGCGTATGCGCTTGATCTTGCCATGATCGGATATTTGGCGAGTGGTGCGTTCCTTACCGTTCTCTATTATCCACACCAATGGGTCCTGCTGGGCATCGCCGTTGGATTCAACGTGGCCGTCTCCAGGATGACTTCGTTTGAGAACGCGGTTGAAGCCTTGCCCGAGCCTAGCAGCAGAGAACTGGCGTATGAATAA
- a CDS encoding Wzz/FepE/Etk N-terminal domain-containing protein, with protein MLGSRQLTWSDYVSMARRRWWIIAIPTILAPILAYVGSLWIPNQYTSKTSVLVQQQRVPDSFVKPVVEEQINERLATMQEQILSRTRLQPVIERDGLYKSDVGKVPMEDLLNRMRKSITVSPVRADFGDRTGGLPGFYITFTADDPKVAQQVCGEITSMFVNENLRSREQHAQGTTDFLKSQVDDAKRVLDEQDAKLAAFKDKYLNQLPGDEQTNLTMLNSLNNRMEAINQSISAAQQQKTFTEGMLARQTAEWKGSQMEGSIGAPADLQKQRTQLQAQLLDLETRYTADHPDVIKTKNLLSELDKKIAAANAVVNDPKGSVVDPASEPKELVQMRLSLKAIDESIKNKQKEQAEVQREIRLYQGRISASPQVEEEYKGLTRDHLTAQAFYEDLLKKQRESEMATDLERRQEGEQFRVLDPPSLPERPTFPNRLNIALGGLVFGFCLGGGISFLLEAKDQSFRTEADVLAVLKMPVLVSLPKLPDAAAIEETKEKELVNA; from the coding sequence ATGCTAGGCAGCCGACAATTAACGTGGTCCGACTACGTCTCGATGGCGCGACGGCGCTGGTGGATTATTGCGATTCCAACGATTTTGGCGCCCATTCTGGCGTACGTGGGTTCGCTTTGGATTCCCAATCAGTACACGTCGAAGACATCGGTTTTGGTGCAGCAGCAGAGAGTGCCCGACAGTTTCGTAAAGCCGGTAGTGGAAGAACAGATCAATGAGCGGCTGGCCACGATGCAAGAGCAGATTCTGAGTCGGACCCGGCTGCAACCAGTAATAGAAAGAGATGGACTCTACAAAAGCGACGTAGGAAAAGTTCCCATGGAAGACTTGCTCAATCGTATGCGCAAGTCGATCACTGTGAGCCCGGTACGCGCCGATTTTGGCGATCGGACGGGAGGGCTGCCTGGCTTCTACATTACCTTTACGGCAGACGACCCGAAGGTAGCGCAGCAGGTGTGCGGCGAAATCACGTCGATGTTCGTGAACGAGAATCTCCGGAGCCGTGAGCAACACGCGCAAGGGACGACGGACTTCCTCAAATCGCAGGTTGACGACGCGAAGCGCGTCCTCGACGAGCAGGATGCCAAACTGGCGGCGTTCAAGGACAAGTATCTGAACCAGCTTCCGGGCGATGAGCAGACGAATTTGACGATGTTGAATTCTTTGAACAATCGCATGGAAGCAATCAACCAGTCGATTTCAGCGGCTCAGCAGCAGAAGACTTTCACCGAAGGGATGCTGGCACGGCAGACGGCGGAGTGGAAGGGTTCGCAGATGGAGGGCTCCATCGGTGCCCCCGCCGATCTGCAGAAGCAGCGGACGCAGTTGCAGGCGCAATTGCTCGATCTTGAAACGCGTTACACGGCCGACCATCCGGATGTCATCAAGACGAAAAATCTGCTCTCGGAATTGGACAAGAAGATAGCGGCGGCGAATGCAGTGGTGAACGATCCGAAGGGTAGCGTAGTGGATCCGGCCTCGGAGCCCAAAGAACTGGTGCAGATGCGGCTGTCGCTGAAAGCGATCGACGAGTCGATCAAGAACAAGCAAAAGGAACAGGCGGAGGTTCAGAGAGAGATCCGGTTGTATCAAGGAAGAATCTCGGCCAGTCCGCAGGTCGAAGAAGAGTACAAGGGCCTCACCCGAGATCACTTGACCGCGCAGGCGTTTTACGAAGACCTGCTAAAGAAGCAGCGGGAATCGGAAATGGCCACGGACCTGGAGCGGCGTCAGGAAGGCGAACAGTTCAGGGTGCTGGATCCCCCCAGCCTTCCGGAGCGGCCCACGTTCCCGAACCGTCTAAACATTGCGTTGGGTGGGTTGGTATTCGGTTTCTGCCTGGGCGGTGGGATCTCGTTCCTGTTGGAAGCAAAGGACCAGTCATTCCGCACGGAGGCTGATGTTCTTGCGGTTCTGAAAATGCCTGTCCTGGTCAGCCTTCCGAAACTGCCAGACGCGGCAGCAATAGAAGAGACCAAAGAAAAAGAGTTGGTGAACGCCTAG
- a CDS encoding AAA family ATPase, translating to MYKRFYGLQANPFNLNPDPRFLYESRWVEEALACLKYGIESRKGFVMLTGEVGTGKTTLLNKLLRFLRAKGLSTAYVFNPRLKVMEFLQYMMADFGLPVDSNGKAAYLQRLNQFLLERYSAGKTAVLIVDEAQNLSTDVLEEIRMLTNLETSTEKLLQIILCGQPELETKMKDPSLRQLRQRIAIRAKTHALNLEETGKYIQVRLAIAGAAADPVFNQEAIETIFEFSRGIPRVINLMCEHALITGFADQLRPIPARVLRQVAKEFELDIIPPVRDAGENMSLVEALNYTSRNEESDNGADS from the coding sequence ATGTACAAGCGATTCTACGGATTACAAGCAAACCCGTTCAATCTGAACCCCGACCCGCGATTCCTTTACGAATCGCGGTGGGTCGAGGAAGCGCTGGCGTGCCTGAAGTACGGAATCGAAAGCCGCAAGGGATTCGTAATGTTGACGGGCGAGGTGGGAACGGGCAAGACCACCCTGTTGAACAAACTGCTGCGGTTCTTGCGCGCGAAGGGGCTGTCGACAGCATACGTCTTCAATCCCCGTCTCAAAGTCATGGAGTTCCTGCAGTACATGATGGCGGATTTTGGCCTGCCAGTCGATTCGAATGGAAAAGCCGCCTACCTGCAGCGTTTGAACCAGTTCTTGCTGGAGCGGTACAGCGCCGGAAAGACTGCGGTGCTGATTGTGGATGAAGCACAGAACCTTTCGACGGACGTCCTGGAAGAGATCCGGATGTTAACGAATCTCGAGACCTCGACCGAAAAACTGCTGCAGATCATCTTGTGCGGGCAGCCCGAACTCGAGACGAAGATGAAGGATCCGAGCTTGCGGCAGCTTCGGCAAAGAATTGCGATTCGTGCGAAGACGCACGCGCTGAACCTGGAAGAAACAGGCAAGTACATTCAGGTACGGCTGGCGATCGCGGGGGCAGCTGCGGATCCTGTTTTCAACCAGGAAGCGATCGAAACGATCTTCGAGTTTTCGCGTGGGATTCCGCGTGTCATCAACCTGATGTGTGAGCACGCGCTGATCACTGGGTTTGCCGATCAGTTAAGACCGATTCCGGCGCGTGTTCTGAGGCAAGTCGCAAAGGAGTTTGAGTTGGACATTATCCCGCCCGTGAGAGACGCAGGCGAAAACATGTCCCTGGTAGAAGCATTGAACTACACCTCGCGCAACGAAGAAAGTGACAATGGAGCGGACTCATGA
- a CDS encoding TIGR03013 family PEP-CTERM/XrtA system glycosyltransferase produces MIRLFQVYYPVRTLVLLGGELLLLVASFISATVIRLGPDSELTLRYENGLAKLLIVSILAIISAYYFDLYSPQNLRSKNETYFRLLLLFGTMCLVLSAVGYFFPEFFFGRGIFTLGMIIATISVLCWRGLYVWLLRKPFLREQVYVLGSGPKAGRFVDAIRDRTDLGMDIIGWTGASNSLESMESLTTAINNLSDGRVQRVVVAVSERRATLPVREMLDLRLKGVKIEDSTLLLEKISGKIDVDDLRPSAMIFSEGFKVNEGMLVMRRAVSILASLILLLCFAPLLPFIVLAIKLTSPGPVLFSQNRVGKNGRIFKLYKFRTMRQDAEAGTGAVWAQQNDPRITTVGRFLRKTRLDEIPQLWNVLKGDMGFVGPRPERPEFVQWLVDAIPYYNLRHIIRPGITGWAQTKYQYGASLEETQQKLSYDLYYIKHISVMLDLMIIFGTIKTVILRRGAQ; encoded by the coding sequence ATGATTCGCCTGTTCCAAGTCTATTACCCGGTTCGCACGCTGGTACTGCTCGGCGGCGAACTGTTGCTGTTGGTCGCGTCTTTTATTAGCGCGACGGTAATCCGATTGGGCCCGGATTCAGAGCTGACGCTGCGCTATGAAAACGGCCTGGCCAAGCTTCTCATTGTTTCGATACTGGCCATCATCTCGGCCTATTATTTCGATCTCTACTCTCCGCAGAACCTCCGCTCAAAGAACGAAACATACTTCCGCCTTTTGCTGCTGTTTGGGACGATGTGCCTGGTTCTGTCTGCGGTCGGATACTTCTTTCCCGAGTTCTTCTTCGGCCGCGGAATATTCACGCTCGGCATGATCATCGCGACCATCTCGGTGTTGTGTTGGCGCGGACTGTATGTGTGGCTGCTAAGAAAGCCGTTTCTCCGTGAGCAGGTGTACGTTCTCGGTTCCGGGCCCAAGGCTGGACGCTTCGTGGACGCTATCCGGGACCGAACCGATCTGGGAATGGACATCATTGGATGGACGGGCGCGAGCAACAGCCTCGAAAGCATGGAATCGCTGACAACGGCGATCAACAACCTGAGCGACGGACGTGTGCAGCGCGTTGTAGTGGCGGTCAGTGAGCGCCGCGCAACCCTCCCTGTGCGCGAGATGCTGGATCTTCGCCTTAAAGGTGTAAAGATTGAAGATTCCACGCTGCTGCTGGAGAAAATCAGCGGGAAGATCGACGTCGACGACCTCAGGCCCAGCGCGATGATCTTTTCCGAAGGGTTCAAGGTGAACGAGGGGATGCTGGTGATGCGGCGCGCAGTTTCGATCCTCGCGAGCCTGATTCTGCTGCTTTGCTTTGCTCCACTGCTGCCTTTCATCGTTCTCGCGATCAAGCTGACGTCGCCGGGGCCGGTGCTGTTTTCTCAAAACAGAGTCGGGAAGAACGGACGGATTTTCAAGCTGTACAAGTTCAGAACGATGCGCCAGGACGCCGAGGCAGGAACCGGCGCAGTTTGGGCGCAACAGAACGATCCTCGTATCACTACTGTCGGGAGATTCCTGCGGAAGACGCGCCTGGATGAGATTCCGCAATTGTGGAACGTGCTGAAGGGAGATATGGGGTTCGTTGGCCCGCGCCCAGAACGGCCGGAATTCGTGCAGTGGCTGGTCGATGCGATTCCGTATTACAACCTGCGTCACATCATTCGTCCGGGCATCACGGGCTGGGCGCAGACCAAGTACCAATACGGAGCTTCGCTGGAAGAGACACAACAGAAGCTCAGTTACGACCTGTACTATATCAAGCACATCTCCGTGATGTTGGACTTGATGATTATTTTCGGGACCATCAAGACGGTTATCCTGCGTCGCGGTGCCCAATGA
- a CDS encoding DUF3473 domain-containing protein, which translates to MNETQLHGLSVDVEDYFQVEAFAGQVKPESWSDFPSRVVDNTRRLLELLGRFDAHGTFFVLGWVAERYPAIVREIRAAGHEIGCHSFLHRRIHRLTPDEFRADTRRAIAAIANACGEQPTSYRAPTFSIVRETLWAIPILEEEGFLYDSSVFPVLHDLYGIPGAPRFPFRWQIDHLKTLCEIPPMTVRVLGRNLPACGGGSLRNLPMWFHRWAARRVVEADRRPILIYLHPWEIDPQQPRVAAPLKSRLRHYRNIEQMEARLSELLRGRKFVPLGTILQNDLSSRELPSQPLSF; encoded by the coding sequence ATGAATGAAACGCAACTGCATGGCCTGAGTGTAGACGTAGAAGATTACTTCCAGGTCGAAGCCTTCGCAGGCCAGGTCAAGCCGGAATCGTGGTCCGATTTCCCCAGCCGCGTCGTTGACAATACTCGCCGGCTTCTCGAACTTTTGGGGAGATTTGACGCGCACGGGACATTTTTTGTTCTCGGGTGGGTCGCAGAGCGCTACCCCGCGATCGTTCGCGAGATCCGCGCTGCCGGTCACGAGATCGGCTGCCACAGCTTTCTCCACCGCCGAATCCACCGGCTTACTCCTGACGAATTTCGCGCCGATACGCGACGTGCGATAGCGGCAATCGCAAATGCTTGCGGGGAACAGCCGACCTCCTATCGTGCCCCTACGTTCTCTATTGTTCGTGAGACCCTCTGGGCTATACCAATTCTCGAAGAAGAAGGTTTCCTCTACGATTCCAGCGTCTTTCCGGTGCTGCACGACCTTTACGGAATTCCTGGCGCACCACGTTTCCCATTCCGTTGGCAGATCGATCATTTGAAGACTCTCTGCGAAATTCCGCCAATGACCGTGAGGGTACTCGGACGCAATCTTCCAGCCTGCGGCGGGGGCTCTCTTCGCAACCTGCCGATGTGGTTCCATCGATGGGCGGCTCGCCGCGTTGTGGAAGCGGACCGACGCCCGATCCTGATCTACTTGCACCCGTGGGAAATCGACCCGCAGCAGCCGCGAGTCGCAGCTCCGTTGAAATCGCGTTTGCGCCATTATCGCAACATCGAACAGATGGAAGCGCGGTTGTCGGAGCTGCTTCGCGGACGCAAGTTCGTTCCCCTGGGAACGATTCTGCAGAATGACCTCTCCAGTCGCGAGTTGCCTTCCCAACCTCTTTCTTTCTGA
- a CDS encoding polysaccharide deacetylase family protein encodes MSLRDETFRHMLAYLQRTYELISLEHLLSEKYPNTGKPLCLVTFDDGWADNYTTAREILLEFGVRPLIFIATGLIDSDGTFWEERLLNSLHSCNVRDFMPRLLSELHIKRRNIAPDELIGALKRMPEARRAPILAEFLGQGMTCVGNEMMSWEQLRRLRDLGFDFGAHTVNHPLLCYESDETVVRELTLSKKALEEKIGIRIHAFAYPSGNYDQRIKELVRQSGFDFAFTCEPRWSRSKGDSLAIPRFLLHEGCVTNRGDFSPAALEFTLTGWRQ; translated from the coding sequence ATGAGTCTGCGGGACGAGACCTTTCGACACATGCTCGCCTATCTGCAGCGCACTTACGAACTGATCTCTCTGGAGCATTTGCTTTCCGAGAAGTATCCGAATACTGGAAAACCCCTTTGCCTGGTAACGTTCGATGACGGGTGGGCAGACAACTATACCACCGCTCGTGAGATTCTCCTCGAATTCGGGGTGCGACCGCTCATCTTTATTGCGACAGGCCTGATTGACTCAGATGGCACATTTTGGGAAGAGCGGCTTTTGAACTCCCTTCATTCCTGCAATGTGCGTGATTTCATGCCGCGGCTTCTATCGGAACTTCACATAAAACGAAGGAACATCGCTCCCGATGAATTGATTGGTGCTCTGAAAAGAATGCCGGAAGCGAGGCGCGCCCCGATACTTGCGGAGTTCCTCGGTCAAGGCATGACTTGCGTGGGGAACGAAATGATGTCATGGGAACAACTTAGAAGGTTGCGAGACCTCGGCTTCGATTTCGGAGCACATACCGTTAATCATCCTTTGCTTTGCTATGAAAGCGACGAGACGGTTGTGCGGGAATTGACTCTGAGCAAGAAGGCGTTGGAGGAGAAGATTGGGATTCGCATTCACGCTTTCGCTTATCCAAGTGGCAACTACGACCAGAGGATCAAGGAGTTGGTCCGGCAATCCGGATTTGATTTTGCGTTCACGTGTGAACCGCGATGGTCGCGTTCCAAGGGGGATTCGTTAGCGATACCTCGCTTTCTTCTGCATGAAGGCTGCGTGACGAATCGAGGCGATTTTTCCCCTGCGGCGCTGGAATTCACTCTGACCGGCTGGAGACAATGA
- a CDS encoding CpsD/CapB family tyrosine-protein kinase, translated as MSRIHDALKKAEEEKMQKSPAETPEVQPVAYVAEEPTHEAAAAIVEPISAGQQTVVSPVHAEAALQRCASVQWRPDRRVALFLDANSQVAPGMEEFRTLRARLFQMRAKKPLKSILVSSALPDEGKSFVSGNLAQVFARQRGGRTLLIDCDLRKPQLHEVLGAPRTPGVSEYLQGTVDEYSIIQKSGYDDLFFIPGGEVSPSTPELIGNGKLKTLLQNVGPLFSWIVLDSSPTAPVSDASRIAEFCDGVILVVRAASTPASMAEMAKREFRDRPILGVVLNQVSQSEPTYSKYYYSQYGQGKHTKHKQ; from the coding sequence ATGAGCCGGATTCACGACGCATTAAAGAAAGCGGAAGAAGAGAAGATGCAAAAGAGTCCGGCGGAGACGCCAGAAGTTCAGCCGGTCGCATATGTCGCGGAGGAACCTACTCATGAGGCGGCAGCGGCAATCGTGGAGCCGATTTCCGCCGGGCAGCAGACAGTGGTGTCGCCGGTGCACGCGGAAGCGGCACTGCAGCGATGCGCATCGGTTCAGTGGCGTCCCGACCGGCGCGTCGCACTGTTCCTGGATGCAAATTCGCAGGTCGCACCGGGCATGGAAGAATTCCGCACGTTGCGCGCGAGACTGTTCCAGATGAGGGCGAAAAAGCCCCTGAAGTCGATACTCGTTTCCAGTGCTCTGCCGGACGAGGGCAAGAGTTTCGTTTCCGGGAACCTGGCGCAAGTGTTTGCGAGGCAGCGCGGGGGGAGAACGCTTCTTATCGATTGTGATCTTCGCAAGCCGCAGTTGCACGAGGTCCTGGGCGCACCTAGGACCCCAGGAGTTTCAGAGTATCTGCAAGGGACCGTGGACGAGTACTCGATCATTCAAAAATCCGGCTATGACGATCTCTTCTTCATTCCCGGTGGCGAAGTTAGTCCGAGCACCCCGGAATTGATTGGAAACGGGAAGCTGAAGACGCTTCTGCAGAATGTTGGGCCGCTATTCAGTTGGATTGTGCTGGATTCTTCGCCGACTGCTCCGGTATCGGATGCTTCGCGCATAGCAGAATTTTGCGACGGAGTGATCCTGGTTGTTCGAGCGGCCTCGACGCCGGCGTCGATGGCGGAAATGGCAAAGCGTGAGTTCCGAGACAGGCCGATTTTAGGAGTTGTGCTGAACCAGGTATCGCAGTCGGAACCCACCTATTCGAAGTACTACTACAGCCAGTACGGGCAAGGTAAGCATACTAAACATAAGCAGTAG